In Halopseudomonas nanhaiensis, a single window of DNA contains:
- a CDS encoding acyl-CoA dehydrogenase produces the protein MTDILPDARNLAFELYEVLDAEALTRRERFAEHNRETFDAAINTARTIAEKFFLPHNRKSDEHEPQYVDGAAQLIPDIKPAVDAFLEAGFLNATRTFEQGGMQLPTLLSQACFTQFQAANIATSSYCMLTMGAANLIENFGNEEQKQRFLQPMIEGRFFGTMALTEPHAGSSLSDIRTRAEPAADGSYRLKGNKIFISAGDHPLSDNIVHMVLGKLPDAPPGVKGISLFIVPKFLVNDDGSLGERNDVTLAGLFHKMGWRGTTSTALNFGDNDNCVAYLVGKPHQGLNYMFQMMNEARIGVGMGAVMLGNAGYQYSLDYARNRPQGRLPDGKDPSSAQVSIVEHTDVKRMLLTQKAYVEGGYDLGLYAARLFDDTETLETEEQRKTALQLLDLLTPIVKAWPSDYCLKANELALQILGGHGYTREYPVEQYYRDNRLNPIHEGTNGIQSLDLLGRKVAMNNGAALKQLSGLIQDTCARASEFDSLNALREPLESLHAHIGKVTLALLGDMGQGKVNQALANSALYLNAFGHMVIGWRWLEQAIRAEQGLARGNAADTDFYRGKLQAARYFLTWEVPSCHHALSVLENRDSTCLDMQDSWF, from the coding sequence ATGACCGATATTCTGCCCGACGCCCGCAACCTGGCCTTCGAGCTGTATGAAGTGCTCGACGCCGAGGCCCTGACCCGCCGAGAGCGCTTTGCCGAGCACAACCGCGAGACCTTCGACGCGGCGATCAACACCGCCCGGACCATCGCGGAGAAGTTCTTCCTGCCGCACAACCGCAAGAGCGACGAGCATGAACCCCAGTACGTCGACGGCGCTGCGCAGCTGATTCCGGACATCAAGCCGGCGGTGGACGCCTTCCTCGAGGCAGGATTTCTCAACGCCACGCGCACGTTCGAGCAGGGCGGGATGCAGTTGCCCACATTGCTGTCGCAGGCCTGCTTCACGCAGTTCCAGGCGGCCAATATTGCCACCTCCTCCTACTGCATGCTGACCATGGGCGCGGCCAACCTGATCGAGAATTTCGGCAACGAAGAGCAGAAGCAGCGTTTTCTGCAGCCGATGATCGAGGGTCGTTTCTTCGGCACCATGGCACTGACCGAGCCGCATGCGGGGTCCTCGCTGTCCGACATTCGCACCCGGGCCGAACCGGCCGCTGACGGCAGCTATCGTCTGAAGGGCAACAAGATATTCATTTCCGCCGGTGACCACCCGCTGTCGGACAACATCGTGCACATGGTGCTGGGCAAGCTGCCCGATGCACCGCCTGGTGTGAAGGGCATTTCGCTGTTCATCGTGCCGAAGTTTCTGGTCAACGACGATGGCTCGCTGGGCGAGCGCAACGACGTGACCCTGGCCGGTCTGTTCCACAAGATGGGCTGGCGCGGCACCACCTCCACCGCACTGAATTTCGGCGACAACGATAACTGCGTCGCGTACCTGGTGGGCAAGCCGCACCAGGGACTGAATTACATGTTCCAGATGATGAACGAGGCACGCATCGGCGTCGGCATGGGCGCGGTGATGCTGGGCAATGCTGGCTACCAGTACTCGCTGGACTACGCACGCAACCGCCCGCAGGGTCGCCTGCCCGATGGCAAGGATCCGAGCAGCGCGCAGGTATCGATTGTCGAGCACACCGACGTCAAGCGCATGCTGCTGACCCAGAAGGCCTATGTCGAGGGCGGCTACGATCTCGGGTTGTACGCAGCACGGCTGTTTGACGATACCGAGACATTGGAGACCGAAGAGCAGCGCAAGACCGCTCTGCAACTGCTCGACCTGCTCACACCGATCGTCAAGGCATGGCCGTCGGACTATTGCCTCAAGGCCAACGAACTGGCACTTCAGATTCTCGGTGGTCACGGTTACACCCGCGAATACCCGGTCGAGCAGTATTATCGTGACAACCGTCTGAACCCGATTCACGAAGGTACCAACGGTATCCAGTCGCTCGACCTGCTGGGCCGCAAGGTAGCCATGAACAACGGCGCGGCGCTCAAGCAGCTGTCTGGTCTGATCCAGGATACCTGCGCTCGCGCCAGCGAGTTCGACTCGCTGAATGCGCTGCGCGAGCCGCTGGAATCGCTGCACGCCCATATCGGCAAGGTCACCCTGGCGCTACTCGGCGACATGGGCCAGGGCAAGGTCAACCAGGCGCTGGCGAACTCTGCCTTGTACCTCAATGCCTTCGGTCACATGGTGATCGGCTGGCGCTGGCTGGAGCAGGCGATCCGCGCCGAACAGGGCCTGGCTCGCGGCAACGCTGCGGACACTGACTTCTACCGCGGGAAGCTGCAGGCAGCGCGCTATTTCCTCACCTGGGAAGTGCCGAGCTGCCACCACGCGCTGAGCGTTCTGGAGAACCGGGATTCAACCTGTCTGGACATGCAGGACAGCTGGTTCTGA
- the mscK gene encoding mechanosensitive channel MscK, translating to MPRVFTRFFLMFAFLLPLMLSPAASAQDASPEAELKQAVEQTRTAMQELADSSLTETEKRDLQELYQNTLNFLQRTQAIDTDLADLRKQIEQAPERIRLARQQLERMQAQEPDELNARHADRELDDLESLLGERVTRMFSWQNELTAVNSELIAAQTRPERTQASVSANQTREQQLSEQIRSLQRQADTPLNTARLAMMRAEQRALQRHNELLRQRLSANNVLQDLAVQQRDLLSRQIADIEAEAQVLQNLIDAKRRSQSERTVSETTEEVLQAGNQQHLREQGTLNRGLSEELLRATNQLGELTRKNILTKQQIDSVTQIESALDQQIGVLEGSVLLSRILHQQKKALPDTRPDLTLTDQIADLRLRQFELNQLREQMTNPSAYLERLVNKLPEEQRESLRSEFERVVNSRISLVEQLSANINTLLTQAITLQMNQRQLEQTSSELHRTIDDQLFWVASNRPLDRGWAMNFPSQALAQLKAMEMTEQLRVVASTLRDNALWVALLALLMALYAWRLPHLRQQLRALHADVGHFRRDSVRHTPKALLLTAVMIVPVPLVLGGLGLIFMLGEEPAMPGLAQSLVQLALAWFMLHLVYRVFDPSGIATLHFRWDQDLVDRLHRLVRSSAWILLPMVVVVALGEIRPEQLIDDVLGRLTLLIGLVLLAVMLGRMMYRSQPLYNSRVLHVSASLVLVLAPLAVAGLLAWGYNYTAIKLTDRFIGTLYLIILWMLVEGTVMRNLNVAGRRLAYQRSISKRQAPQVRESLDGELAVEIPEMDIQQINQQSLRLARMGLIILFGVLVYFTWSDLISAASYLQSVTLWEYNAGTAEAPMMAPISAGDLLGALVIIVLMLSLARNLPGLLEIMVLSRMNLRQGSSYAITTLLSYVIVGFGLFSALSTLGVSWSKLQWLVAALGVGLGFGLQEIFANFVSGLIILFERPVRIGDVVTIGNLSGTVNKIRIRATTITDFDRKEIIVPNKTFVTNQLINWSLNDTITRVTVMVGVAYGSDLPKVRELLMDIARNNPRVLRDPEPMVLFLSFGDSTLNHELRIHVKELMDRNQSIDEINREIDRQFREHRIEIAYRQMDINLRTSEGLERLVSSTRSGGQEPS from the coding sequence ATGCCTCGCGTATTCACCCGCTTTTTCCTGATGTTCGCATTCCTTCTGCCGCTGATGCTGAGCCCCGCCGCATCCGCCCAGGACGCCTCGCCAGAAGCCGAGCTCAAGCAGGCGGTCGAGCAGACGCGCACGGCCATGCAGGAACTGGCTGACAGTTCGCTGACCGAGACCGAAAAGCGGGACCTGCAGGAGCTCTACCAGAACACCCTGAACTTCCTTCAGCGGACCCAGGCCATCGACACCGACCTGGCCGACCTTCGCAAACAGATCGAACAGGCACCCGAGCGTATTCGTCTGGCTCGGCAACAGCTCGAACGGATGCAGGCGCAAGAGCCGGACGAGCTGAACGCGCGGCACGCGGATCGGGAACTCGACGATCTGGAATCATTGCTGGGTGAGAGAGTGACGCGCATGTTCAGCTGGCAGAACGAGCTGACTGCGGTCAATAGCGAGCTGATCGCCGCTCAGACGCGACCCGAGCGCACCCAGGCCAGCGTGTCGGCGAATCAGACCCGTGAGCAGCAGCTCAGCGAGCAGATCCGCAGCCTCCAGCGCCAGGCCGACACCCCGCTCAACACGGCTCGGCTGGCCATGATGCGGGCCGAACAGCGCGCACTGCAGCGGCATAACGAGCTGCTGCGCCAGCGCCTGAGTGCCAACAACGTGCTGCAGGATCTGGCCGTTCAGCAGCGCGACCTGCTCTCCCGGCAGATCGCGGATATCGAAGCCGAGGCGCAGGTCCTGCAGAATCTGATAGACGCCAAACGTCGAAGCCAGTCCGAACGCACGGTCAGCGAGACCACCGAAGAGGTGCTTCAGGCGGGCAACCAGCAGCACCTCCGCGAGCAGGGCACGCTCAATCGCGGGCTCAGTGAAGAGCTGCTGCGCGCAACCAATCAACTCGGCGAGCTGACCCGCAAGAACATTCTGACCAAGCAGCAGATCGACAGCGTGACGCAGATCGAAAGCGCGCTGGACCAGCAGATCGGCGTACTGGAGGGCAGCGTACTGCTGTCACGCATCCTCCATCAGCAAAAAAAGGCGCTGCCCGATACGCGACCGGACCTGACCCTTACCGACCAGATCGCCGACCTGCGGCTACGACAGTTCGAACTCAACCAGCTGCGTGAGCAGATGACCAACCCTTCCGCCTACCTGGAGCGCCTGGTAAACAAGCTGCCGGAGGAGCAGCGCGAGTCGTTGCGCAGTGAGTTCGAGCGCGTGGTGAACAGCCGCATTTCGCTGGTCGAACAGCTCAGCGCCAATATCAACACACTGCTCACGCAGGCCATTACCCTGCAGATGAACCAGCGCCAGCTCGAGCAGACCAGCAGCGAGCTGCATCGCACCATCGACGATCAGCTTTTCTGGGTGGCGAGCAATCGTCCGCTGGACCGTGGCTGGGCCATGAACTTCCCGTCCCAGGCGCTGGCTCAGCTCAAGGCCATGGAGATGACGGAGCAGCTGCGGGTGGTCGCCAGCACCCTTCGCGACAACGCCCTATGGGTTGCGCTGCTCGCGCTTCTGATGGCCCTGTATGCCTGGCGCCTGCCGCATCTCAGGCAGCAGCTGCGGGCATTGCATGCCGACGTCGGACATTTCCGCCGTGACAGTGTCCGGCATACGCCCAAGGCCCTGTTGCTCACGGCGGTGATGATCGTTCCGGTGCCGCTGGTGCTTGGCGGGCTCGGGCTGATCTTCATGCTCGGGGAAGAGCCCGCAATGCCCGGACTTGCCCAGTCGCTGGTGCAACTGGCTCTGGCGTGGTTCATGCTGCACCTGGTGTACCGGGTCTTCGACCCCAGCGGCATCGCCACTCTGCACTTTCGCTGGGATCAGGATCTGGTCGACAGGCTTCACCGCCTGGTTCGCAGCTCCGCCTGGATACTGCTGCCGATGGTCGTCGTCGTAGCCCTGGGCGAGATTCGTCCCGAGCAGCTGATCGATGATGTTCTGGGTCGGCTCACGCTGCTGATCGGACTGGTTCTGCTGGCCGTGATGCTCGGCCGCATGATGTACCGCAGCCAGCCTCTGTATAACTCCCGGGTGCTCCATGTCAGCGCCTCGCTGGTGCTGGTACTGGCGCCGCTTGCGGTGGCCGGGCTGCTGGCATGGGGGTACAACTATACGGCCATCAAGCTGACCGATCGCTTCATCGGCACGCTGTATCTGATCATCCTCTGGATGCTGGTCGAGGGGACGGTGATGCGCAATCTCAACGTCGCCGGCCGCCGGCTGGCCTACCAGCGCTCGATCAGCAAGCGTCAGGCCCCGCAGGTACGCGAGAGTCTGGACGGCGAGCTGGCAGTGGAAATTCCCGAGATGGATATCCAGCAGATCAACCAGCAGTCGCTGCGGCTGGCGCGCATGGGCCTGATCATCCTGTTCGGCGTGCTGGTGTACTTCACCTGGTCGGATCTGATCAGCGCTGCGTCCTACCTTCAATCGGTCACGCTCTGGGAGTACAACGCGGGCACAGCAGAGGCACCGATGATGGCGCCGATCAGCGCCGGCGATCTGCTCGGCGCGCTGGTCATCATCGTTCTGATGCTGTCACTGGCGAGAAACCTCCCCGGCCTGCTGGAGATCATGGTGCTGTCGCGGATGAATCTGCGTCAGGGCAGCAGCTATGCCATCACCACGCTGCTCAGCTATGTGATCGTCGGCTTCGGTCTGTTCTCGGCGCTGTCCACACTGGGCGTGAGCTGGAGCAAGCTGCAGTGGCTGGTCGCCGCGCTCGGCGTCGGCCTCGGTTTTGGTCTGCAGGAAATTTTTGCCAACTTCGTGTCGGGTCTGATCATCCTCTTCGAACGTCCGGTACGCATCGGTGATGTGGTGACCATCGGCAATCTGTCAGGCACGGTGAACAAGATCCGCATCCGCGCGACGACCATCACCGATTTTGACCGCAAGGAAATCATCGTTCCGAACAAGACGTTCGTTACCAATCAGCTGATCAACTGGTCGCTCAACGACACCATCACCCGTGTTACGGTCATGGTCGGCGTGGCCTACGGCTCGGATCTGCCCAAGGTGCGCGAGCTGCTGATGGACATAGCACGCAACAACCCCCGGGTGCTGAGGGATCCCGAGCCCATGGTGCTGTTCCTGAGCTTTGGTGACAGCACGCTGAACCATGAGCTGCGCATCCACGTGAAAGAGTTGATGGACCGCAACCAGTCCATCGACGAGATCAACCGCGAGATCGATCGCCAGTTCCGCGAACACCGTATCGAAATCGCCTACCGGCAGATGGATATCAACCTGCGGACCAGCGAGGGGCTCGAGCGTCTGGTGTCCAGCACGCGCTCTGGCGGTCAGGAACCGTCCTGA
- the yeiP gene encoding elongation factor P-like protein YeiP translates to MPRAAELKKGQIVQINNQPYIVSQIDVKSPSSRSGTTLYKVRFNHAQTKQKLDQSLTGDDFLPPIDFQKRAIQFLFADADGYTFMDSEDYAQFTLNADQLEDELPYMHDGVQGLYGLLVEGTLVGVELPAVVEMPIEETPPAIKGSSASARTKTARFATGLEIQIPEYLETGEVVRINTESGKFMSRA, encoded by the coding sequence ATGCCCAGAGCAGCGGAACTGAAGAAAGGCCAGATCGTTCAGATCAACAACCAGCCGTACATCGTCTCGCAGATCGACGTGAAGAGCCCGTCATCGCGTAGCGGAACCACGTTGTACAAGGTGCGCTTCAATCACGCGCAGACCAAGCAGAAGCTGGACCAGAGCCTGACCGGTGACGACTTCCTCCCGCCAATCGATTTCCAGAAGCGCGCCATCCAGTTTCTCTTCGCGGATGCCGACGGCTACACCTTCATGGATAGCGAAGACTACGCCCAGTTCACGCTCAACGCCGATCAGCTCGAAGATGAACTGCCCTATATGCACGACGGTGTGCAGGGGCTTTACGGCCTGCTGGTCGAAGGCACGCTGGTCGGTGTCGAATTGCCGGCCGTAGTGGAAATGCCCATCGAGGAAACACCGCCGGCCATCAAGGGCTCTTCGGCCAGTGCCCGCACCAAGACCGCGCGTTTCGCGACCGGACTGGAAATACAGATTCCGGAATATCTCGAGACCGGCGAGGTCGTACGCATCAACACCGAGTCCGGAAAATTCATGTCCCGGGCCTGA
- a CDS encoding alpha/beta hydrolase, with protein sequence MSQAPLIIDPPGTADACVILLHGLGADRFDFVPVVEALNLPAGHGIRFVFPQAPTRRVTINNGFPMPCWYDILGMSPARVINDAHMSESAALVRQLVEAQIAQGIAERRIILAGFSQGGAVVLHAMLEGELRIGGLAALSTYGPTVPELVGRQGADAPKLDLFFAHGRHDDVLPISMGREAHDQLQAAGHRTEWHEYPMGHEVCPSEVADIREWLTQRLAQ encoded by the coding sequence ATGAGCCAAGCCCCGCTGATCATCGATCCACCCGGCACTGCCGATGCCTGCGTCATCCTCCTGCACGGACTGGGTGCCGACCGGTTCGACTTCGTGCCGGTCGTCGAGGCATTGAACCTGCCCGCGGGACACGGCATACGGTTTGTCTTTCCTCAGGCCCCGACACGGCGCGTCACGATCAACAACGGCTTCCCCATGCCCTGCTGGTACGACATCCTCGGCATGTCGCCGGCGCGCGTCATCAATGACGCGCACATGAGCGAGTCGGCTGCGCTGGTTCGGCAGCTGGTCGAGGCCCAGATCGCGCAAGGCATTGCCGAACGGCGCATCATCCTCGCCGGGTTTTCGCAGGGCGGGGCCGTTGTGCTGCACGCGATGCTCGAGGGCGAACTGCGCATCGGTGGCCTGGCCGCGCTCTCCACTTATGGTCCGACTGTTCCGGAGCTGGTCGGACGGCAGGGGGCTGATGCACCGAAGCTCGACCTGTTTTTTGCCCATGGCCGCCATGACGACGTGCTGCCCATCAGCATGGGGCGCGAGGCTCACGACCAGTTGCAAGCCGCCGGGCACCGCACCGAGTGGCATGAGTATCCGATGGGCCACGAGGTCTGTCCGTCGGAGGTGGCAGACATCCGCGAATGGTTGACACAACGGCTCGCGCAGTAG